The Elaeis guineensis isolate ETL-2024a chromosome 12, EG11, whole genome shotgun sequence sequence tgcattgatatcgtgatgagatgccttgcatgcttatggagagagttcttcataagtatgcggcggttgccgtgacttctgctcgcgatctcgggtcGGAAGCGTGACAAACAGACTTCAGCCGAAACAATTCTTTACATAACACATTTTCTAGCTACTAATTTTGTTTGGTTCTCTGAAACTAATTGTACGAAGGAaattaaaaaagagaaaatatatatagCTGCGAAAACACAAATGGCAACTAGCTAGCTAGATTGCCAACTTATTTGATTGCAATGATACATATTTAACATTGCATACATCATATTGTAGTTTCTTTTATAACACTGAAATCCATTACAAACATGTCTTTCATTGATAAAGCCAGAAGTAATTAATAGTTAAAATGGTATAAACCACTGCTGGCTAGGGCTTCCTGTGTATTCCGAAACGATTATCGAACGAAGGCTTGGATCTGAATCTGCCACATCCATCACCAATCCTTGGTAGAAATTTAGAATGGTGCCGTCGTTTCTAAGCAACCAACGATGTGTGGAGGTCGGGTAACAATAATGAATGAGGACCCGTCTTGTTGAATTCCTAGCAAGGCAATTGGTTTGATCCTGTTGAGGTCGTATTGTGCCATCTGGATAGATAGCCCATTGTTGCCCAATCTTGTCATTTACGCACTCCTCTAACCAAGGTTCTTCTCCATTTGCTTGCATGCAAAGGCCTCCAAGCCCAACAATGGTCGTGACAAAAGGTTTTGTGTTATTACTAGGAAGCCAACTTTGACGGCTAGCATGGACATTGTCTCCTATGCTGAGTTGAGTGCCTTCAACTGATGAATCAGCAGTCAAGACTAGTCCAAAGTGGCGATGTACGATTGTCCCATTGTAGGATAATTCCCAACCGGCCATATCTCCTGCAGAAACACAATCCTGGATGACCATGTATTTGTGCTTAGGGCCAGGAGTCATGCACTTATCATTCGAACGAATCGTCCCGTCTCTCTTTAATGTCCAAAATTGATTCACGTCCGCATTGGACTTACACGACCACAA is a genomic window containing:
- the LOC105033276 gene encoding ricin-like; the protein is MIAEAARFTYIELLLVIPSINRGAEGWFYPDRGMIRLLNNWETLSGRIQASQNGTFDAVSLMDIRGREVQVTNVRPIIRYMGIMVHQCYDPNPAPQSYLLLVRGDNTTCSYEETTARISGRDGLCLDVKCQNYDDGNEKILWSCKSNADVNQFWTLKRDGTIRSNDKCMTPGPKHKYMVIQDCVSAGDMAGWELSYNGTIVHRHFGLVLTADSSVEGTQLSIGDNVHASRQSWLPSNNTKPFVTTIVGLGGLCMQANGEEPWLEECVNDKIGQQWAIYPDGTIRPQQDQTNCLARNSTRRVLIHYCYPTSTHRWLLRNDGTILNFYQGLVMDVADSDPSLRSIIVSEYTGSPSQQWFIPF